The following DNA comes from Pantoea phytobeneficialis.
GCCAATTACCGTTTTAACAATGCGGATTATTTACTGAGAAACACCCGCGCACTCGCCAGCCTGCCGTGACTGACGGTAAAGACATCTTCGCCGCGTACCCGATACGGGTTGTCTTTGGGGCCATAGCCCCAGGTAACCCGGGCTATGCCGTGGTTCCACTCCACCGGTGCTGGAGTAAAGATAAAGCCGGGATGTTGCGACTGCACCTTATTAATGGCGGCATTGACGCGTTCCACGCCCGCAGACAAACCATCGTAATCGGCGACAAAAAAATCCGCTGTGTAGACGTCGGCGAATCCTTTGGATCGCTCAACGGCATCGGGATTGTTCCATATCGCGAAATGGCGATCGATAAGCTGTTGCAGGCCCGCAGGTGCAGCCTGAGTGGTGTTCATGTTCATGGTGCTGTTCTCCGCGAATGAGGCCGTTGTGGTTGCCAGCAGTGCAGCCAGCAACAGACCTTTGGTGATTGACGTTTTCATGTTTTCCCCGGTCAGACGGCCTTTTTCACTTTGCCCACCAGCTCAATTTGCGATCCCCACGGCGTCAAAAAATAGAACCATTGGGTGCCGTCGGCATTGGTAACCGGTTCGTTCAGGGTTGTCAGGCCCGCTTTTTTGATCGCGTCATAACTGGACTGGACATCTTGGGTGCGTAACGCGATATGGGTTGCTGCGTCATCATCCTGATGTGGGCGGTGGTGATCGATTTGCTTACCGCTGTACTGGAAGAGCTCCACCCCTGTGCCATCTGGCAGGCGCATCATGACAAAGCGCTTCAGCTCGCTGGATTTACGCCAGTTAAACGCCATTTTCCACGCATCCGGAATCGCACCGGGAGTGATGTCGGATTCCAGCTTCGCACCAAAGGTGGTCTGGAAAAACGTAATCGCCGTAGCCAGATCCGGCACGTTGATGCCCGCATGGTCAACGCCGGAAATGCTCACTGTCGGCGCGGCTGAGGCAGACAGACTGACAGCCCCCAGTAATAATGTGGAAGCGAACAACGTGGAAGCGATGCGATGAGTTTTCATTTGAATTTCCCTGTTATCAGATAGTTGTCGTGAGCGGCAGCATGGGTTGCCGCGATGGAAGAAGCTTATCGACCTGAGATGATTTTCAAAATAGAATGATTTGAAACTCATCATTGCAGAATTGAAATGACCAGATTTCCTGATTTTGAAGGACTCGCGATGTTTGCAAAGGTGGCCGAGGAAGGTTCCTTCGCCGCCGCCGCCCGTGTGATGGGGGTGTCTGTGCCCACGGTGTCGCGCGCCGTGGCGCGACTTGAAGAACGTCTGGGGGGCAGACTATTCAACCGCACCTCGCGGCAGTTGGCCCTGACCGAATTTGGACAAAGCATGGCCGCCAGGGCGTCGGAAATGTATCGCCAGGCTGAAGAAGTCGAAAGTGAGGCCCATGAACTGTCAGTGCAACCTCGCGGTCAGGTGCGACTGGCAGTGCCGATGTCATTCGGATTACGTTGGGTTGCACCGCTGCTGCCTGAACTGATTCGTCAATTTCCCGAACTCAGCGTGGACCTTCATCTGTCCGATGCGTCAGTCGATCTGATTGCCGAAGGCTTTGACGCCGCATTGCGCATTGCGGCGCTGCCGGATTCCTCCCTGGTGGCACGCAAATTTTGTGCGGTAACGCAGTATCTGGTGGCCTCTCCGGCCTATCTTGCTGAGCACGGTGCGCCACAACATCCCCGCGAACTGTCTGGCCGAGCCTGTTTCAGCTATGCCTGGCGGGCGCGCAGCCAGGTCTGGCGCTTTACCCATACATCTGGCACCCAGGAAGATATTGTGCCGAATGGCCCGTTGCGGGTGACAAATTCAGATGCTCTGCTTCCTCCCCTGTTGGCCGGTTTGGGTATTGCTGAATTGCCGGAGTTTATCGCGGCCGAATATCTGAGAGAGGGTCGTCTGGTTCATCTGCTTGATCAGTGGTCGATGACACAGGGAGGACTGTACTTTGTGACACCCACCGCGCGCAGTCGCCCGTTAAAGGTCAGGGTACTGTCTGACTTTTTTGCCCGGCACCTCAGCGAACCCGCATGGCGCTGGCCCGTCTGAGCATCGTTAAGCCGTCCTGATCGGTTATCCATCATTGCAATTTTGAAATGATGGATTTCATTCTTTGCTATTTTGCGAGTTCCTGAGTTTGTTTATTGTTGCTGCACGCCAACGATACGGTCTGGCACCGACAATGACAGGAGCTTTCATCATGAAAACCGCCGTGCAATTACTTCAGAACTACCTCGACAATATTCAGGATCCCCATGCTGCCGCCGCGCTTTTTGCCGCAGATGGCGTGCTGGAATTACCTTACCTCCAGACGCTGGGGCTACCACATCGGGTTCAGGGGCCACAGGAAATTGCGGCGTTTATCGCCGGATTGTTGAAAAAGGTGCCTGATTTTCGCTTCCGCAATATCCAGTTTTTTATCGATACCCCGACGCAGGCATTCGGTGAATACAGCGTCGAAGCGGCAATAACCGGCACTGATCGTTTGTATAAACAAACCTATGCCGGACGCCTGGTGGCAGAACAGGGAAAAATAAAGTTACTGCGTGAATCACTGGATACGCTCGCCGCCTGGCGCGCGTTTAACGGCGATCAGCCTGCCTGAATGCGTTGTTAAGGTAATGACATCAATCATCAGCGAATTTCTGGAGAGTAAAATGAGTGTAAATACCCCCGATGCATGTATCTCGTCTGCGGGCGATCATGACAAAACGCAAGCTACCGAAATCATTGTCAGCGCTTACTATCGCGTGCACCCGGATGATCGCCAAACGTTTATCGATGCGGTGAAGCCTGAAATGCAGGCGGCACAACAACTGCCCGGTTGCGTTTTCTATGCATTTTCGCAAGACCTGGTAAACCCGGATGCCTTCCATCTGTCCGAGGGCTGGGCCGATATTGAAGCCTATGAGCGACATGAACATTCAGCAACGTTTTTACAGGCGCTGGCAACGGTGGTTAAAAACGTGCGTATTCTGCATCGCGAAGGCATCCGTTATGACGTGGCGAAACAGCACATTGATGATCCTCGGGGAAAGGTTTCATCGTGACACGTAAGATCCGTTTTCGCGGTTAAGTCTCCGAAGCGTCGGTCAGTAGACCCCTCTACTGACCGAATGGTTTTTGCACTGATTGATTTGCCAGATTCTCACTGAGACACCGATAATCTCTCTCGATCCTCTAACCTAATATAATTACACTTATATTAGGTCAGGAAAGCCTGTATTATCAGTTTCCTCTTCCGTCCGGCAGCTGGCATACGGTTGTGGGGACTCGGCAGCAGAAAACCCGTATAAAAATCAGGCGCTCGTACGTGAAATCTGACGTATAACTCCCCTGCGCTTTTGCCAGATTTCACGTAGCACGATCTTACCGGTAACGGATGGAAACTGAACAAAAATGACCGAAATCACCGTCGCAAATCCGTTGCTACAACCCTTCAGCACCAACGACGATATTTCAGCCAGGCTGGCTGCTTTCGTTCGCGATCGTGAGGCTTTTTCCTCTAACACCTGGCGGCAACTGCTCAGCGTCATGCGGATCTGTTGGCGCTGGGCTGAAGAAAACCGCCGCTCTTTTTTGCCCATGACACCGGAAGACTTGCGGGATTATTTGCTGCATCTGCAATCCGCTGGTCGCGCGTCTTCCACCATTGCCACCCATGCAGCGCTGATCTCAATGTTACACCGTAACGCGGGGCTGGTGCCGCCGAACGTTTCTCCCGATGTGTTTCGTGTGGTTAAGAAAATCAATCGCGCGGCCGTGATCGCGGGTGAGCGCACCGGGCAGGCCGTGCCCTTCTGCCGACAGGACCTGAAAAAACTCGATGCAGCCTGGCAGGGCTCCCCTCGGCTACAACAGTTGCGTGACCTTGCCTTTATGCATATTGCCTACAGCACGCTGCTTCGTCTCAGCGAATTATCCCGCCTGCGGGTACGCGATATTTCACGCGCGGCTGATGGCCGCATTATTCTCGACGTGGCCTGGACTAAAACCATCGTTCAGTCCGGTGGCATCGTGAAGGCGTTGAGTAGGCAGTCAAGCCAGCGCCTGACGGAATGGCTTATCGCTGCCGGACTGAGCGGTGAACCGGATGCTATGATTTTTTGTCCGGTTCACCGCGCCAATTGCGTGACGAAACCGAGATTGGCACCGATGAGTACCCCCTGCCTCGAGGAAATCTTTCTTCGCGCACGGAATGCAGTCGGTGTAGTGGCTCGCAGCAGAACCAATAAAGGTCGGTATGCCGGATGGAGCGGCCACAGCGCCCGCGTGGGTGCTGCTCAGGACATGGCAAGAAAAGGATTTTCGGTAGCGCAGATTATGCAGGAAGGCACCTGGACCCGAACGGAAACCGTCATGCGTTATATACGCATGGTTGAAGCCCACAAAGGGGCGATGATCGGGTTGATGGAAGATGATGAATAAACTCTCCACTATGAGTTCTGTGCAGGATTGGTGGAGAGTGGGAGGGCTTTTCGATGATATGTTTAAATAAACCATTATTTTAAACATATGCGCAGGAATCCCACCACTACTACAACCCGCCAGCTCGTCTCACTGAGATTAATGAAAAAAACTCATAATCCCTATCCCGTTACCTGACATTATCTCACCGCACAAACCCGTTAACATGCTCGCATCTTCTTATATCCAGACGGGTCACCATGCTTAATTTACAGGCACGAACGCAGGCAGCGACGGTTAATAAAGCCAGCCTGGCATTCGTTCTTATTCTCAGCGCATTAATGGCTGTCACCTCTTTATCAACCGATATCTACCCTCGCCTTTTTGAACGTTTTTATCGGGCCGACGCCTCCCGCACCCGCAGCGATACCCATCACGGACTGGGGCTGTCGATCGTTCGCGCCGTGGCGATTATGCATCGGGGGGAGGTCTTTGCACGCAGTGAAGAAGGCATGAATACCTTTGGGTTGACCTTTGCCATGCAAACGGATCCCCAGCCACTTGCCAGATGCCCAACTGACAAAATTGTCAGGGAAGCGTCAGTCTGACGACATTTTACCCTCGTTAATATCATGGCTGACTCTCCCCTTCATCAATGAAAAGGACGCACAGCATGACCGGAAAAAAACGTTACCTCGGGCTGTTACTGCCCTTCTTCACTCTTGCATTCGCGGCTGAGGCGCAAATCATCGCCCCTGCCGGAAGTCAAAACGCCCTGTATGGGCCAGCGGAGAACTTTACCGGACGCGTCCGGGTTGATCCGTTATTTCAACCTGATCACGGCATCGAGGTTTCGGGGGCGTATGTCACCTTTGAACCAGGCGCACGTTCCGCCTGGCATACGCATCCGGCAGGTCAACGGTTGATTGTCACTGCCGGTGTGGGTCTGACGCAGCAGGAGGGCCAGCCGATACAGATCATTCGCCCTGGCGATGTCGTCTTCTGCCCGCCTGGCGTCAAACACTGGCATGGCGCAGCCCCGGGCAGTGCCATGACACATCTGGCGATAACCGGGAGGGTAAATGGAACCAACGTTAACTGGATGGAGAAAGTGACGGATGAACAATACCACGCCCATTAAGGTCTTGATTGCGGCGCTCCTGCTGATGCTGGGTTGCAGTCTCACGGTCCATGCTGCACCAGCGACAACCGGCACGGATGAAAAATCACCCACGTTGTCGGCACGCCAGCAGGCCATCCCATTGATTGCTGCGTATATGGCAACCAGCCAGATGGAAAAACTCGATACCGCGCTAAATCAGGGGCTGGACGCCGGGCTGACGGTCAACGAAATCAAAGAAGTCCTGGTTCAGCTGTATGCCTACACCGGTTTTCCGCGCAGTTTAAATGCGTTAAATGCCCTGATGAAGGTGGTTGAGACGCGACAACAACGCGGGGTCCACGATATGGCAGGTAATGAGCCAGCCAGCGCCATTCCTGTCGGGGATGAACTGCGCCGCGTTGGTACCGCCAATCAGACCAAAATTTCCGGTGCACCTGTCCAGGGACCGTTATTTGATTTCGCGCCGGTGATTAATCAGTACCTGCAAACTCATCTGTTCGGGGACATTTTTGCCCGTGACAACCTCGACTGGCAAAGCCGCGAACTGGCAACGGTGGGCGCATTAGCTGCCACGCCCGGCGTTGAGGCGCAATTGTTATCCCATATGCGCGCCAGCCAGCGCATCGGTCTGACGGCAGGACAACTACGCCAGTTGGTTCAGCTTCTGCGTGAGCACGGCGAAACCGACGCAGCGATCCGAGCGGGGAACGCACTGCAACAAGCGCTGGCGAAAGCGTGAACCACCAAAGGCAGGGCTCATGTATTAATGAGCTCTGCTAATTAACCCTAGCTGATTGCACCCTCTAATCGAATAAATCTCGCTGCGTTATGCTTGGCACACAAGCACATCTGAAGGACAACCTGATGCAAACAGTAAAACTGAACAACGGTATCGACATGCCCCTGTTGGGCTTTGGTGTATTCCAGATGACGGATGCCGCCGAGTGCGAAAGAGCGGTGATTGACGCTATCGAAACCGGTTATCGCCTGATTGATACGGCGGCTTCCTACCAGAATGAAACCCAGGTCGGGAATGCGCTGAAGCAAAGCGGCATCGCCCGCAATGAACTCTTTGTCACCACCAAACTGTGGTTGCAGGACACCCATTACGCCGGTGCTAAGGCACAGTTCGAGCGCTCACTGAATCGACTGCAACTGGATTATGTTGACCTGTATCTGATTCACCAGCCTTACGGTGACGTCCACGGTGCCTGGCGCGCTATGGAAGAACTGCAACAGGCAGGGAAAATCCGGGCGATTGGTGTGAGCAACTTCCACCCGGATCGACTGGCTGATCTTATCGCCTTTAATAAGGTGGTGCCGGCTGTCAACCAGGTTGAAGTCAACCCCTTTACCCAGCAGCTACAGGCAGCGCCGTGGATGCAAAGCCGTGGGATTCAGCCTGAAGCCTGGGCACCTTTTGCCGAAGGGAGAAACGGTTTGTTCCAGCATCCCGTATTAACGGCGATCGGTAACCAGTATGGCAAAAGCGTGGGTCAGGTGGTCCTGCGTTGGATCTTCCAGCGCGGCATCGTTTCGCTGGCAAAATCAGTGCGAAAAGACCGCATGGCAGAAAATATTAATATCCTCGATTTCGAACTCAGCGCGGAAGACATGCAGCAAATTACCGCGCTCGATACCGCAACCAGCGCATTTTTCTCACATCGCGACCCCGCGATGGTGGAATGGCTGACTGGCCGCAAACTCGACGTTTAAATTCATCCGTAGCGGCGCGATTTATCGCGCATTTCCGATGATGGACAATCGCACCGCTACGATTTTTTGCAAAGATGATTGCCTTGAAGAGGAACAGATTGATGCAAAAACGTTATCTCGGTAAATCCGGACTCGAAGTATCGGCGCTTGGACTGGGTTGCATGGGACTGAGCCACGGCTACGGCCCGGCTACGGATACCCGTCAGGCGGTCGAACTTATTCGTGCTGCGGTAGAACGTGGCGTCACGTTTTTCGATACCGCCGAAGTGTATGGCCCGTATCTGAACGAAGAGGTGGTGGGCGAAGCCTTAAAACCGCTGCGCGACCGTGTGGTCATCGCCACCAAATTTGGCTTTACCTTCGGTGATGACAACAAGCAGCAGATTTTAAACAGCCGCCCTGAACACATTCGTACCGCCGTTGAGGGATCATTACGCCGCCTCAACACCGACGTGATTGATCTGCTATATCAACATCGCGTCGATCCAGATGTACCGATTGAAGATGTCGCGGGCACGGTGAAAGATCTGATTGCCGAAGGTAAGGTCAAACACTTCGGCTTGTCCGAAGCCGGTGTGCAGACCATTCGTCGCGCGCATGCGGTACAACCGGTTGCCGCTTTGCAGAGCGAATACTCGATGTGGTGGCGCGAGCCTGAACAGGAAATCTTGCCTTTACTGGAGGAGCTGGGCATTGGTTTTGTGCCATTCAGCCCGTTAGGTAAAGGTTTCCTGACCGGTGCCATCAAGGCTGGGGCAACTTTCGGTGCGGATGACTTCCGCAGCAAAGTGCCACGTTTTGCAGCCGAAGCTCTCGCAGCCAATGAAAAGCTGGTTGCATTGTTGGCGGAGCTTGCCGCCGCAAAAGGCGTCAGTTCTGCTCAGATCGCCCTGGCCTGGTTGCTGGCACAAAAACCGTGGATTGTACCGATTCCCGGCACGACCAAACTGCACCGACTGGAGGAGAATCTGGCGGCCGCAGACCTTATCCTTGCGTCGGATGAGTTGAGTAAAATCACGCAGGCGCTCGAAACAGTGAAAATCGTCGGTGAACGTTATCCGGCCTCATTACAGTCCCGGGTAGGTCGCTAAGGCTGAAGCTGGCCTGCTTTTCAGCGCAGGCCAGTTATTCCGAGTAACGAAGTGCATCAATCAGTAGCGCGAAGGCTGGCGGGTGCTGTTTGCGGCTGGGATAGTAAAGATAGTATCCGGCGAAAGAGGGACACCACTCCTGCAACACCTGAACCAGTTCGCCTGATTTGATAAAGTCCTGCACCATATTCTCTGGCACACAGGCGATACCGAATCCCGACAATACCGCATCGATTCTTTCCGCTAACAGATTAAACGTCAGTTGCCCTTCCACTCTGACACGCAACGGTTTGCCTTCCCGCTCGAATTCCCAATGAT
Coding sequences within:
- a CDS encoding aldo/keto reductase, with product MQTVKLNNGIDMPLLGFGVFQMTDAAECERAVIDAIETGYRLIDTAASYQNETQVGNALKQSGIARNELFVTTKLWLQDTHYAGAKAQFERSLNRLQLDYVDLYLIHQPYGDVHGAWRAMEELQQAGKIRAIGVSNFHPDRLADLIAFNKVVPAVNQVEVNPFTQQLQAAPWMQSRGIQPEAWAPFAEGRNGLFQHPVLTAIGNQYGKSVGQVVLRWIFQRGIVSLAKSVRKDRMAENINILDFELSAEDMQQITALDTATSAFFSHRDPAMVEWLTGRKLDV
- a CDS encoding putative quinol monooxygenase yields the protein MSVNTPDACISSAGDHDKTQATEIIVSAYYRVHPDDRQTFIDAVKPEMQAAQQLPGCVFYAFSQDLVNPDAFHLSEGWADIEAYERHEHSATFLQALATVVKNVRILHREGIRYDVAKQHIDDPRGKVSS
- a CDS encoding nuclear transport factor 2 family protein — its product is MKTSITKGLLLAALLATTTASFAENSTMNMNTTQAAPAGLQQLIDRHFAIWNNPDAVERSKGFADVYTADFFVADYDGLSAGVERVNAAINKVQSQHPGFIFTPAPVEWNHGIARVTWGYGPKDNPYRVRGEDVFTVSHGRLASARVFLSK
- a CDS encoding carboxymuconolactone decarboxylase family protein yields the protein MNNTTPIKVLIAALLLMLGCSLTVHAAPATTGTDEKSPTLSARQQAIPLIAAYMATSQMEKLDTALNQGLDAGLTVNEIKEVLVQLYAYTGFPRSLNALNALMKVVETRQQRGVHDMAGNEPASAIPVGDELRRVGTANQTKISGAPVQGPLFDFAPVINQYLQTHLFGDIFARDNLDWQSRELATVGALAATPGVEAQLLSHMRASQRIGLTAGQLRQLVQLLREHGETDAAIRAGNALQQALAKA
- a CDS encoding tyrosine-type recombinase/integrase — translated: MTEITVANPLLQPFSTNDDISARLAAFVRDREAFSSNTWRQLLSVMRICWRWAEENRRSFLPMTPEDLRDYLLHLQSAGRASSTIATHAALISMLHRNAGLVPPNVSPDVFRVVKKINRAAVIAGERTGQAVPFCRQDLKKLDAAWQGSPRLQQLRDLAFMHIAYSTLLRLSELSRLRVRDISRAADGRIILDVAWTKTIVQSGGIVKALSRQSSQRLTEWLIAAGLSGEPDAMIFCPVHRANCVTKPRLAPMSTPCLEEIFLRARNAVGVVARSRTNKGRYAGWSGHSARVGAAQDMARKGFSVAQIMQEGTWTRTETVMRYIRMVEAHKGAMIGLMEDDE
- a CDS encoding VOC family protein, which produces MKTHRIASTLFASTLLLGAVSLSASAAPTVSISGVDHAGINVPDLATAITFFQTTFGAKLESDITPGAIPDAWKMAFNWRKSSELKRFVMMRLPDGTGVELFQYSGKQIDHHRPHQDDDAATHIALRTQDVQSSYDAIKKAGLTTLNEPVTNADGTQWFYFLTPWGSQIELVGKVKKAV
- a CDS encoding nuclear transport factor 2 family protein, which produces MKTAVQLLQNYLDNIQDPHAAAALFAADGVLELPYLQTLGLPHRVQGPQEIAAFIAGLLKKVPDFRFRNIQFFIDTPTQAFGEYSVEAAITGTDRLYKQTYAGRLVAEQGKIKLLRESLDTLAAWRAFNGDQPA
- a CDS encoding LysR family transcriptional regulator, translating into MTRFPDFEGLAMFAKVAEEGSFAAAARVMGVSVPTVSRAVARLEERLGGRLFNRTSRQLALTEFGQSMAARASEMYRQAEEVESEAHELSVQPRGQVRLAVPMSFGLRWVAPLLPELIRQFPELSVDLHLSDASVDLIAEGFDAALRIAALPDSSLVARKFCAVTQYLVASPAYLAEHGAPQHPRELSGRACFSYAWRARSQVWRFTHTSGTQEDIVPNGPLRVTNSDALLPPLLAGLGIAELPEFIAAEYLREGRLVHLLDQWSMTQGGLYFVTPTARSRPLKVRVLSDFFARHLSEPAWRWPV
- a CDS encoding aldo/keto reductase, which codes for MQKRYLGKSGLEVSALGLGCMGLSHGYGPATDTRQAVELIRAAVERGVTFFDTAEVYGPYLNEEVVGEALKPLRDRVVIATKFGFTFGDDNKQQILNSRPEHIRTAVEGSLRRLNTDVIDLLYQHRVDPDVPIEDVAGTVKDLIAEGKVKHFGLSEAGVQTIRRAHAVQPVAALQSEYSMWWREPEQEILPLLEELGIGFVPFSPLGKGFLTGAIKAGATFGADDFRSKVPRFAAEALAANEKLVALLAELAAAKGVSSAQIALAWLLAQKPWIVPIPGTTKLHRLEENLAAADLILASDELSKITQALETVKIVGERYPASLQSRVGR
- a CDS encoding (R)-mandelonitrile lyase, yielding MTGKKRYLGLLLPFFTLAFAAEAQIIAPAGSQNALYGPAENFTGRVRVDPLFQPDHGIEVSGAYVTFEPGARSAWHTHPAGQRLIVTAGVGLTQQEGQPIQIIRPGDVVFCPPGVKHWHGAAPGSAMTHLAITGRVNGTNVNWMEKVTDEQYHAH